From one Rhodoferax sp. PAMC 29310 genomic stretch:
- a CDS encoding aspartate carbamoyltransferase, translating to MDHSKMDHAAHITMMADAQRQAEVATRGKDVMPFTLAATTHIFTKGAQGGVQRVVAKNPSDTAQVKLVRQHLQEIREQFLKGDFSGPGHIHGQDMPGLAELKDTKPRQIDIAYKDVNGGAELTYKTSVATLVAALHQWFDAQLSDHGKDVMEGHAHHEGLMKQ from the coding sequence ATGGACCACTCGAAAATGGACCATGCCGCTCACATAACGATGATGGCTGACGCGCAGCGGCAGGCTGAAGTCGCCACGCGGGGCAAAGATGTGATGCCTTTCACACTGGCAGCTACCACCCACATCTTTACCAAGGGCGCGCAGGGGGGTGTGCAGCGTGTAGTGGCCAAGAACCCGTCCGATACCGCCCAGGTGAAGCTGGTACGCCAGCATCTCCAAGAAATCCGTGAGCAGTTTCTAAAGGGTGACTTCTCCGGGCCTGGCCACATTCATGGTCAAGACATGCCTGGTCTGGCCGAATTGAAGGACACGAAACCAAGGCAAATTGACATTGCTTACAAGGATGTCAACGGCGGCGCCGAATTAACCTACAAAACGTCAGTAGCTACCCTGGTTGCAGCATTGCACCAGTGGTTTGACGCCCAGTTGTCGGACCACGGCAAAGATGTCATGGAAGGTCATGCTCACCACGAAGGCTTGATGAAACAGTGA
- the panC gene encoding pantoate--beta-alanine ligase, which yields MQIARTVAELRQQLGPFNHAAFVPTMGNLHDGHLALVRQAKPLGDVLVASIFVNRLQFLPHEDFDTYPRTWDSDCERLEAAGCNIVFAPSEKELYPEPQTFKVHPPAELADILEGHFRPGFFVGVCTVVMKLFACVQPRVAVFGQKDYQQLMVIRRMAQQFALPIDVVGGPTLRAADGLALSSRNGYLSESERTEAVQLSLALKTMADALRAGATDIAALEAQAMQALTARGWQPDYLVARRRYDLQAPQAGDALVVLAAAKLGKTRLIDNLEV from the coding sequence ATGCAAATTGCCCGCACTGTGGCCGAACTGCGTCAGCAGCTCGGCCCCTTTAACCACGCCGCTTTCGTGCCCACCATGGGCAACCTGCACGACGGCCACTTGGCCCTGGTGCGCCAGGCCAAACCGCTGGGCGACGTGTTGGTCGCCAGCATCTTTGTCAACCGCCTGCAGTTTTTGCCGCACGAAGACTTTGACACCTATCCCCGCACTTGGGATTCCGACTGCGAACGTCTGGAAGCCGCTGGCTGCAACATCGTGTTTGCGCCCAGCGAAAAAGAGTTGTACCCCGAGCCCCAAACCTTCAAAGTGCATCCCCCGGCCGAACTGGCCGACATTTTGGAAGGTCACTTTCGCCCCGGCTTCTTTGTCGGCGTGTGTACGGTGGTCATGAAGCTGTTCGCCTGCGTGCAGCCCCGCGTGGCCGTGTTTGGCCAGAAGGACTACCAGCAATTGATGGTGATCAGGCGCATGGCCCAGCAATTCGCACTGCCCATTGACGTGGTCGGCGGCCCTACCCTGCGCGCCGCAGACGGCCTGGCGCTGTCATCACGCAACGGCTATTTGAGCGAAAGCGAACGCACGGAGGCTGTGCAACTGTCCCTGGCCCTGAAAACCATGGCTGACGCCCTGCGCGCTGGTGCCACCGACATCGCCGCGCTGGAAGCCCAAGCCATGCAGGCGCTCACGGCGCGAGGCTGGCAGCCCGACTACCTCGTCGCCCGCCGTCGCTACGACCTGCAAGCCCCGCAAGCGGGTGACGCGCTGGTGGTATTGGCCGCGGCCAAACTGGGTAAAACCCGGCTCATCGATAACCTGGAAGTGTGA
- the panB gene encoding 3-methyl-2-oxobutanoate hydroxymethyltransferase: MNSPPPASNTPYGTLPTTSNPTARKPVSLPRLLDMRARGEKIAMLTAYDATFAAVADAAGVDCVLVGDSLGMVCQGLSTTVGVTLETMRYHVESVARGARRVQATVWIVGDLPFGSYHESKEQALRSAVVLMEAGAHMVKLEGGGWTTETVHFLVERGIPVCAHLGLTPQTVHALGGYRVQGKTIESAALLKKQAHELQDAGASMLVLEMVPAALSAEVTNELLHCPTIGIGAGKDTAGQVLVLHDMLGMNLGKMPKFVRNFMADAPGIKEAMQAYVAAVKDGSFPDNAQHAW; encoded by the coding sequence ATGAACAGCCCACCCCCCGCTTCCAACACGCCTTACGGCACCCTGCCCACCACCAGCAACCCCACGGCGCGCAAGCCCGTGAGCCTGCCTCGTCTGCTTGACATGCGGGCCCGGGGAGAAAAAATCGCCATGCTGACCGCTTACGACGCCACCTTTGCCGCCGTGGCCGACGCCGCCGGCGTGGACTGCGTTCTAGTAGGTGACTCGCTGGGCATGGTTTGCCAAGGCCTGTCCACTACTGTAGGCGTCACGTTGGAGACCATGCGTTACCACGTCGAAAGTGTCGCGCGCGGCGCCCGGCGGGTGCAGGCCACCGTGTGGATCGTCGGTGACCTGCCTTTTGGCAGTTACCACGAATCAAAAGAACAAGCCCTGCGCAGCGCCGTCGTTCTAATGGAAGCAGGCGCTCACATGGTCAAGCTTGAAGGCGGCGGCTGGACCACCGAGACCGTGCATTTCCTGGTGGAACGCGGCATTCCCGTGTGCGCCCATTTAGGGCTCACGCCCCAAACCGTTCACGCACTGGGCGGCTACCGGGTTCAGGGAAAAACCATCGAATCCGCCGCCTTGCTGAAGAAACAAGCCCACGAATTGCAAGATGCTGGCGCCTCCATGCTGGTGCTGGAGATGGTACCCGCCGCCCTGTCAGCCGAGGTGACCAACGAGTTGCTGCATTGCCCCACCATTGGCATTGGCGCCGGCAAAGACACGGCTGGCCAAGTACTGGTGCTGCACGACATGCTGGGCATGAACCTGGGAAAAATGCCCAAGTTCGTACGCAACTTCATGGCCGATGCCCCCGGCATCAAAGAAGCAATGCAAGCCTATGTGGCTGCGGTCAAAGACGGCAGCTTCCCCGACAACGCTCAACACGCCTGGTAA
- the bioD gene encoding dethiobiotin synthase, giving the protein MSQNPPLQSCFVAGTDTGVGKTHISAALLHWCALQGWASAGLKPVAAGTTLVNGKAVNDDVQALQAASSIDLSDAEVGPFQFEAACAPHIAAQLEGKTIEREHVMAATHALMARAEITVVEGVGGFCVPLNDTWDTADFAQELGLPVVLVVGMRLGCLSHALLTAEAVRARGLALAGWVGNVIDPDMPHLVANLATLRQEMQRRHQAPCLGSVPWMSQPTPALIAAHFDAAALHAVLAPGRPLKAMGS; this is encoded by the coding sequence ATGAGTCAGAACCCACCACTTCAAAGCTGCTTTGTCGCCGGCACCGACACCGGCGTCGGCAAAACGCACATCAGCGCAGCGCTGCTGCACTGGTGCGCCCTGCAAGGCTGGGCCAGCGCCGGCCTCAAACCGGTGGCGGCCGGCACCACCCTGGTCAACGGAAAAGCGGTGAACGACGATGTGCAGGCCCTGCAGGCCGCCAGTTCCATAGATTTAAGCGACGCTGAAGTCGGCCCCTTCCAATTCGAGGCCGCTTGCGCCCCCCACATAGCCGCTCAGCTGGAGGGGAAAACCATTGAGCGCGAGCATGTGATGGCAGCCACCCACGCCCTGATGGCCCGCGCAGAAATCACCGTGGTGGAAGGCGTGGGCGGGTTCTGTGTACCGCTCAATGACACCTGGGACACCGCCGACTTTGCCCAGGAACTGGGCCTGCCCGTGGTGCTGGTGGTGGGTATGCGGCTGGGCTGCCTGAGCCACGCCTTGCTCACGGCTGAGGCCGTTCGCGCCCGTGGCCTGGCGCTGGCCGGCTGGGTGGGCAATGTCATTGACCCCGACATGCCCCACCTGGTCGCCAATCTGGCGACCCTGCGCCAGGAAATGCAGCGCCGCCATCAGGCGCCCTGCCTGGGCAGCGTGCCGTGGATGAGCCAGCCCACCCCGGCCCTGATTGCGGCGCACTTTGACGCAGCAGCACTGCACGCGGTGCTGGCACCTGGGCGCCCGCTGAAGGCCATGGGGTCTTAG
- the bioF gene encoding 8-amino-7-oxononanoate synthase — MLISHLNHQLRERDALALTRQRRIAESASAPHQRLTHGAQPARDQLTFCSNDYLGLANHPALIDSVAEGARLYGAGSGASHLINGHSRAHVLLEDALADYLSTCIPEARALTFCTGYMANMALLTSLGYANATLFCDKLNHASLIDGARLAKASVKLYAHRNLPDLARQLVECTTPIKLIVTDAVFSMDGDLAELDELLALAEQFDAWLIVDDAHGFGVLGEQGRGSLSHFGLCSERLIYMGTLGKAAGLSGAFVAAHPSIIEWLIQTARAYIYTTAAPPAMAHALLTSLALIGGDEGKQRRQHLQTLITQLRQQLQALIEKHPTLGWTLTDSHTAIQGLVVGENATALALSSQLDARGLTVPAIRPPTVPLGTARLRITLSAAHTLADISQLMNALTDIVQTLENTPS, encoded by the coding sequence ATGCTCATCTCACACCTGAACCACCAACTGCGTGAACGCGACGCGCTGGCGCTCACCCGCCAGCGGCGCATTGCCGAGTCCGCCAGCGCGCCGCACCAGCGTCTGACGCACGGCGCACAGCCCGCGCGCGATCAGCTCACTTTTTGCAGCAACGACTATCTGGGTCTGGCCAATCACCCTGCACTGATTGACTCCGTTGCCGAAGGCGCCCGACTCTATGGCGCAGGCAGCGGCGCCTCGCACCTGATCAACGGCCATTCCCGTGCCCATGTGCTGCTGGAAGACGCCCTAGCTGACTACCTGTCAACCTGCATCCCCGAGGCACGAGCGCTCACTTTTTGCACCGGCTACATGGCCAACATGGCGCTGCTGACCAGCTTGGGCTACGCCAACGCCACCCTTTTTTGCGACAAGCTCAACCACGCCTCCTTGATCGACGGCGCCCGCCTGGCCAAGGCCAGCGTCAAGCTCTACGCCCACCGCAACTTGCCTGACCTTGCCCGACAACTGGTCGAATGCACCACGCCTATCAAACTAATCGTGACCGATGCCGTTTTCAGCATGGACGGGGACTTGGCCGAACTGGATGAACTGTTGGCCCTGGCAGAGCAGTTTGACGCCTGGTTGATCGTGGACGACGCCCATGGCTTTGGCGTGCTGGGCGAACAGGGACGCGGCAGCCTGTCGCACTTTGGCTTGTGCAGCGAGCGTCTGATTTACATGGGCACCTTGGGCAAGGCCGCTGGCTTGAGCGGCGCCTTTGTGGCCGCCCACCCCAGCATCATTGAGTGGCTGATCCAAACCGCCCGCGCCTACATCTACACCACGGCCGCCCCACCCGCCATGGCCCACGCCTTGCTCACCAGTTTGGCCCTCATTGGGGGCGATGAAGGCAAGCAACGCCGCCAGCACCTGCAGACCTTGATTACGCAACTGCGCCAGCAACTGCAGGCTTTGATTGAAAAACATCCCACGTTGGGCTGGACGCTGACAGACTCACACACCGCCATTCAAGGCTTGGTGGTCGGCGAAAACGCCACGGCGCTGGCACTCTCCAGCCAGTTGGATGCGCGAGGCCTGACCGTGCCCGCCATTCGCCCGCCCACCGTGCCTTTGGGCACCGCCCGCCTGCGTATCACCCTGAGCGCAGCCCACACCTTGGCCGACATTTCGCAACTGATGAACGCCCTGACAGACATTGTGCAAACCCTGGAAAACACTCCGTCATGA
- the bioA gene encoding adenosylmethionine--8-amino-7-oxononanoate transaminase: MLHPPPTGTLAQRSLKSVWHPCTQMQRAATVPPLAIVRGSGPWLYDDAGQRYFDTSSSWWVNLFGHADAGINAAIKAQLDVLPHVMLAGCTHAPAVELAERLSALTNGVLGHCFFASDGASAVEIALKMSFHHWRNRGQGDKREFVCLRRGYHGETLGALAVTDVAVFRDAYDPLLLKSHQVMSPDARQALPGESAADVARRAAAELKVLFEARHQHIAALILEPLVQGATGMAMHDPLYLREVRALCDRFEVTLIADEIAVGCGRTGTFFAFEQASLPGELRIWPDLICLSKGISGGYLPLSLVLSRDSIYEAFLDDDVARGFLHSHSYTGNALACRAALAVLDRFDQDDVLAKNQQRAQALNAAMAPLRADTRLEHWRQRGMIWAFDVREELVGARFPERFHLAGRTHELLIRPIGRTVYLMPPYLLDDELSPWLARALTATLNDVLNQTPTDAHLTPEPPTA; encoded by the coding sequence ATGCTTCACCCCCCGCCCACCGGCACGCTGGCCCAGCGCAGCTTGAAAAGCGTCTGGCACCCCTGCACCCAGATGCAGCGCGCCGCCACCGTGCCGCCTCTGGCCATCGTGCGGGGAAGCGGCCCTTGGTTGTACGACGATGCCGGCCAGCGTTACTTTGACACCAGCAGTTCCTGGTGGGTCAACCTGTTTGGCCACGCCGACGCGGGCATCAACGCGGCCATCAAGGCGCAGCTGGACGTACTTCCCCACGTCATGCTGGCGGGCTGCACCCATGCACCGGCGGTAGAACTGGCCGAGCGCCTCTCCGCGCTGACCAACGGGGTACTGGGTCATTGCTTTTTTGCCAGTGACGGCGCCTCGGCGGTAGAAATCGCGCTGAAGATGAGTTTTCACCACTGGCGCAACCGGGGCCAGGGCGACAAGCGCGAGTTTGTCTGCCTGCGTCGTGGCTACCACGGCGAAACACTGGGGGCACTGGCCGTCACCGACGTCGCCGTGTTCCGCGACGCCTACGACCCCTTGCTACTGAAGTCGCACCAGGTCATGTCGCCAGACGCCCGCCAGGCCCTGCCCGGTGAATCCGCAGCCGATGTCGCCCGCCGCGCCGCAGCCGAGCTGAAAGTGCTGTTTGAAGCCCGCCACCAGCACATAGCCGCCCTCATTCTGGAACCACTGGTGCAGGGCGCCACTGGCATGGCCATGCACGACCCGCTGTACCTGCGGGAAGTGCGTGCCCTGTGCGACCGGTTCGAAGTCACCCTGATTGCCGACGAAATTGCCGTGGGCTGTGGCCGAACTGGCACCTTCTTTGCCTTCGAGCAGGCCTCGTTGCCAGGTGAACTCCGAATCTGGCCGGACTTGATTTGCCTGTCCAAAGGCATCAGCGGTGGTTACCTGCCGCTCTCGCTGGTGCTCAGCCGCGACAGCATTTATGAGGCCTTTCTGGACGACGATGTGGCGCGCGGCTTCCTTCATTCGCACTCCTACACCGGCAATGCCCTGGCCTGCCGCGCCGCTTTGGCGGTACTGGACCGCTTTGATCAGGATGATGTACTCGCCAAAAACCAACAGCGAGCGCAGGCCCTGAACGCCGCCATGGCCCCGCTGCGTGCCGACACCCGGCTGGAGCACTGGCGTCAACGCGGCATGATTTGGGCGTTTGATGTCCGAGAAGAGCTGGTGGGCGCACGCTTTCCCGAGCGCTTTCACCTCGCTGGTCGCACCCATGAACTGTTGATTCGACCCATTGGTCGCACCGTCTACCTCATGCCGCCCTACCTGCTGGACGACGAACTCAGCCCCTGGCTTGCCCGTGCGCTCACCGCCACGCTGAACGACGTACTCAACCAAACCCCTACCGATGCTCATCTCACACCTGAACCACCAACTGCGTGA
- the queE gene encoding 7-carboxy-7-deazaguanine synthase: protein MTYSVKEIFYTLQGEGGQAGMPAVFCRFAGCNLWSGRESDRESAVCRFCDTDFVGTDGTLGGKFAQADVLADRIAAQWPTSDHANRLTVLTGGEPLMQVDTELIDALHARGFRIAVETNGTLLAPPGIDWLCVSPKAGSQWIQTRGQELKLVWPQAGFDLHTMATTGKFEHRFLQPMDGPVQAANIATCIDTCMQNPTWRLSLQTHKVSGIR, encoded by the coding sequence ATGACCTACAGCGTCAAAGAAATTTTCTACACCCTGCAGGGCGAAGGCGGCCAGGCCGGCATGCCGGCCGTGTTTTGTCGCTTTGCCGGCTGCAACCTCTGGAGTGGTCGAGAGAGCGACCGCGAAAGCGCGGTGTGCCGGTTTTGCGACACCGACTTTGTGGGCACCGACGGCACGCTGGGCGGCAAGTTTGCCCAAGCCGACGTTTTGGCCGACCGTATTGCAGCCCAGTGGCCCACCAGCGACCACGCCAACCGTCTGACCGTGCTCACGGGCGGCGAGCCCCTGATGCAAGTAGACACCGAGCTAATTGACGCCCTCCATGCACGCGGTTTTCGTATTGCGGTAGAGACCAACGGTACCCTGCTGGCCCCGCCCGGCATCGACTGGCTGTGCGTCAGCCCCAAGGCTGGGTCGCAGTGGATTCAAACCCGGGGCCAAGAGCTCAAGCTGGTCTGGCCACAAGCCGGTTTCGATTTGCACACCATGGCCACCACGGGCAAGTTCGAGCATCGTTTCCTGCAACCCATGGACGGCCCGGTGCAAGCGGCCAACATTGCGACCTGCATCGACACCTGCATGCAAAACCCCACCTGGCGCTTAAGCCTGCAAACCCATAAGGTCAGCGGCATTCGCTGA
- the nadB gene encoding L-aspartate oxidase encodes MTASHETLPAVPPPPLQFDVLIVGSGLAGLSAALLLAPKHRVAVITKRAVHEGSSGWAQGGIAAVWSKDDSFEAHVDDTLVAGAGLCDLDATRFVVEQAPQAIAWLQSMGVPFSEEAGQLHLTREGGHSARRIVHVTDATGAAVQRTLIERVRNTPSITLFENHTLVDLITADKLAAINDADYSAANQCLGLYALDEVTDEVLTFQAPHTILATGGAGKVYLYTTNPDTATGDGIAAAWRAGCRAQNMEFIQFHPTCLYHPHAKSFLISEAVRGEGGRLLLPDGTRFMPGHDARAELAPRDVVARAIDFEMKKGGFDCVYLDISHQPLSFLMEHFPNIYARCLELGIDISKQPIPVVPAAHYTCGGVVADLSGRTDLQGLYAIGETACSGLHGANRLASNSLVECMVFAQATAKAINEVAAGHLPELPAWDESRVSDPDEIVVISHNWDELRRFMWDYVGIVRTNKRLERAAHRITLLQSEIHEFYARFHVTRDLLELRNLVQVADLIVRSAQARKESRGLHFSRDYPDMLEQVSPTVLTPSNLPQQHLNLSKT; translated from the coding sequence ATGACCGCCTCCCACGAAACTTTGCCTGCTGTTCCCCCGCCTCCCCTTCAATTTGACGTACTGATCGTCGGCAGCGGCTTGGCCGGGCTGAGCGCCGCCCTGCTACTGGCTCCCAAACACCGCGTGGCCGTGATCACCAAACGTGCGGTGCATGAAGGCTCCAGCGGCTGGGCCCAGGGTGGCATTGCCGCCGTCTGGAGCAAAGACGACAGTTTCGAGGCCCATGTGGACGACACCCTGGTGGCCGGCGCTGGACTGTGCGACCTGGACGCCACCCGCTTTGTGGTGGAGCAGGCGCCTCAGGCCATTGCCTGGCTGCAATCAATGGGTGTGCCCTTCTCCGAAGAGGCCGGCCAGCTGCATTTGACCCGTGAGGGCGGCCACAGCGCCCGACGCATCGTGCATGTGACCGACGCCACAGGCGCGGCTGTGCAACGCACGCTGATCGAGCGGGTGCGCAACACCCCCAGCATCACCCTGTTTGAAAACCACACCTTGGTGGACCTGATCACCGCCGACAAATTGGCGGCCATCAATGACGCCGACTACAGCGCGGCCAATCAGTGCCTGGGCCTGTACGCGCTGGACGAAGTCACCGACGAGGTGCTCACATTTCAAGCCCCGCACACCATTCTGGCCACCGGCGGCGCGGGCAAGGTTTACCTCTACACCACCAACCCGGACACGGCCACCGGCGACGGCATTGCAGCGGCGTGGCGGGCGGGCTGCCGGGCGCAGAACATGGAGTTCATCCAGTTCCACCCCACCTGCCTCTACCATCCGCACGCCAAGTCCTTTCTGATCAGCGAGGCTGTGCGCGGCGAAGGTGGTCGCCTGTTGCTGCCCGACGGTACCCGCTTCATGCCGGGCCACGATGCCCGCGCTGAGCTCGCCCCGCGCGATGTGGTCGCCCGCGCCATTGACTTCGAGATGAAAAAAGGCGGTTTTGACTGTGTCTACCTGGACATCTCGCACCAGCCGCTGAGCTTTTTGATGGAGCACTTTCCCAACATCTACGCACGCTGCCTCGAGTTGGGCATTGACATCTCCAAGCAACCGATTCCAGTGGTACCTGCCGCCCACTACACCTGTGGTGGCGTGGTGGCAGACCTGTCAGGCCGCACTGACTTGCAGGGCCTGTATGCCATTGGCGAGACCGCCTGCAGTGGCTTGCATGGCGCCAACCGTCTGGCCAGCAACTCCTTGGTGGAATGCATGGTGTTCGCCCAAGCCACCGCCAAGGCCATCAACGAGGTAGCGGCTGGGCACTTGCCCGAGCTGCCGGCCTGGGATGAAAGCCGCGTCAGCGACCCCGATGAGATTGTGGTGATTTCGCACAACTGGGACGAGCTGCGCCGCTTCATGTGGGACTATGTGGGCATCGTACGCACCAACAAGCGCCTAGAGCGGGCCGCCCACCGCATCACCCTGCTGCAAAGCGAGATTCACGAGTTCTACGCCCGCTTTCACGTCACCCGCGACTTGTTAGAACTGCGCAACCTGGTGCAAGTAGCCGATTTGATTGTGCGCAGTGCCCAGGCTCGCAAAGAAAGCCGTGGCTTGCATTTCAGCCGGGACTACCCCGACATGCTGGAACAAGTCAGCCCCACGGTGCTGACTCCCAGCAACCTGCCCCAGCAACACCTCAACTTGAGCAAGACCTGA
- a CDS encoding ScpA family protein, producing MGKSASLNDPLALGSSIMPEVVDNVAVARLYGEPLFAMPKDLYIPPDALEVFLEAFEGPLDLLLYLIRKQNFNILDIPMAGMTRQYLVYVEEIRNHNLELAAEYLLMAAMLIEIKSRMLLPPKKVAEGEEAEDPRAELVRRLLEYEQMKMAGAKLNALPQFGRDFLTPQVIVEQSLQPRFPDVNVDDLRDAWRDILRRATLVSHHKITREELSVREHMTMILKKLQGRRFVEFEELFDPSQGTPVLVVTFIAMLELAKETLLEITQAEVFAPIYVRLAYTPA from the coding sequence ATGGGTAAGAGCGCCAGCTTGAACGATCCGCTTGCGCTTGGCAGTTCCATCATGCCCGAGGTGGTGGACAACGTGGCGGTGGCGCGTCTTTATGGTGAGCCGCTGTTTGCCATGCCCAAGGATTTGTACATTCCGCCTGACGCACTGGAGGTCTTTCTGGAGGCCTTTGAAGGCCCGTTGGACCTCTTGCTTTACCTGATTCGCAAGCAGAACTTCAACATTCTGGACATCCCCATGGCGGGCATGACCCGCCAGTACTTGGTGTACGTTGAAGAAATCCGCAACCACAACCTGGAACTGGCCGCCGAGTACCTGCTGATGGCGGCCATGCTGATCGAGATCAAGTCGCGCATGCTGCTGCCGCCCAAGAAGGTGGCTGAGGGCGAAGAAGCCGAAGACCCGCGCGCCGAGTTGGTTCGCCGTTTGCTGGAATACGAGCAGATGAAAATGGCCGGGGCCAAACTAAATGCCCTGCCTCAATTTGGCCGCGACTTCCTCACGCCACAGGTGATCGTCGAACAATCTCTGCAACCCCGCTTTCCGGACGTAAACGTGGATGACCTGCGGGACGCCTGGCGCGACATTTTGAGGAGGGCCACACTGGTGAGCCACCACAAGATCACCCGCGAAGAGCTCTCCGTGCGCGAACACATGACCATGATTCTGAAAAAGCTTCAAGGCCGGCGCTTTGTTGAATTTGAAGAATTATTTGACCCCAGCCAAGGTACGCCCGTGTTGGTGGTGACTTTTATTGCGATGCTGGAACTGGCCAAAGAAACACTGCTTGAAATCACCCAGGCCGAGGTATTTGCCCCCATATACGTCCGCCTGGCCTACACCCCTGCTTAA
- a CDS encoding DUF3460 family protein, which translates to MNIFYRPKYRSEVTSFIDELKTKDPALEAKQREGRDLLWDKNIDRTAWVGFRDAEVEQQPYVYQTNSDH; encoded by the coding sequence ATGAATATTTTTTACCGCCCCAAATACCGCTCCGAGGTCACGTCTTTCATTGACGAACTCAAAACCAAAGACCCCGCGCTGGAGGCCAAGCAACGCGAAGGGCGCGATTTGCTATGGGACAAAAACATCGACCGCACCGCCTGGGTGGGTTTTCGGGACGCGGAAGTGGAACAACAGCCCTACGTTTACCAAACCAATTCAGATCATTGA
- a CDS encoding SulP family inorganic anion transporter yields MTSPAATPRASSGFRPRLLDALKDYNRGRLLKDMGAGVTVGVVALPLAMAFAIASGLKPEAGLVTAIIAGLLISLLGGSRVQIGGPAGAFIVIVYGIVERYGLANLIIGFTNGIAVLIAVSQVKDFLGLSVVNMPASFFGMFYAIKGALHTLNPYAAGLAVACLALLAFWQFGLSRLRRSLPWTGQLATLPGSVVVLVLATLVVSWMDLPVETIGSRFGGIPSGLPALVWPDFSWESARFLLIPALTLALLGAIESLLCARVADNLIDDRHNPNQELMAQGIANFVTPFFGGMPATGTIARTVTNVKSGATSPIAGIVHALTLLLVMLVAAPLAQDIPLAAMAAILMFVAWNMGEWHKFVHLRQYRMPYRLTLLAVFFLTVVFDLTVAVEVGLVAACITFIYRISSLSRCVEVSATECPDYPQNAGQVAAFRLYGALFFGAVKLIEDLQDHLTGKSLVLDLKNLIYIDSSGADALNDLARACRKNDVRLFVCGLTHQPLDILQRCGFLAVVADGYLYPDLATAMAAALPARVGPSGAP; encoded by the coding sequence ATGACCTCACCTGCCGCGACGCCCCGCGCTTCATCGGGCTTTCGCCCCCGTCTGCTGGACGCGCTAAAGGACTACAACCGGGGCCGCCTGCTGAAAGATATGGGCGCTGGCGTGACGGTGGGCGTGGTGGCCCTGCCTTTGGCCATGGCATTTGCCATCGCCAGCGGACTAAAACCGGAGGCTGGCCTCGTCACCGCCATCATTGCCGGCCTGCTCATCTCTTTGCTGGGCGGCAGCCGGGTGCAGATTGGCGGCCCGGCGGGCGCTTTCATCGTCATCGTGTACGGCATCGTCGAGCGCTATGGCCTGGCCAACCTGATCATTGGCTTCACCAACGGCATTGCGGTGCTGATCGCTGTCTCCCAGGTGAAAGACTTTCTCGGCTTGAGCGTAGTCAACATGCCAGCCAGCTTTTTTGGCATGTTTTACGCAATAAAGGGTGCCCTGCACACGCTCAACCCCTATGCCGCGGGTTTGGCAGTGGCTTGTCTGGCACTGCTGGCGTTCTGGCAGTTTGGCCTGTCCCGCCTGCGCCGCTCCCTGCCCTGGACCGGGCAACTGGCCACACTCCCCGGCTCTGTGGTGGTGCTGGTGCTCGCCACTCTCGTGGTGTCATGGATGGACTTGCCAGTGGAGACCATTGGCAGCCGGTTTGGCGGCATTCCCAGCGGGCTACCTGCCCTGGTCTGGCCCGATTTCTCTTGGGAAAGTGCCCGGTTTTTGCTGATTCCAGCCCTGACTCTCGCGCTCTTGGGCGCCATCGAGTCCCTGCTCTGCGCCCGCGTGGCCGACAACCTGATCGATGACCGGCACAACCCCAATCAGGAGTTAATGGCGCAAGGCATTGCCAACTTTGTGACGCCGTTCTTTGGCGGCATGCCCGCCACCGGCACCATCGCCCGCACAGTGACCAACGTGAAAAGCGGTGCCACCTCGCCCATTGCCGGCATCGTTCACGCGCTCACCCTGCTGCTGGTCATGCTGGTGGCTGCGCCGTTGGCGCAAGACATTCCGCTAGCGGCCATGGCAGCAATTTTGATGTTTGTGGCCTGGAACATGGGCGAATGGCACAAGTTTGTCCACCTGCGCCAATACCGCATGCCCTACCGGCTGACCTTGCTGGCGGTTTTCTTCCTGACTGTGGTGTTTGATTTGACCGTGGCCGTGGAAGTGGGCCTGGTGGCGGCCTGCATTACCTTCATTTACCGCATATCCAGCCTGTCGCGCTGTGTCGAGGTGTCGGCCACCGAATGCCCCGACTATCCACAGAATGCCGGCCAAGTCGCCGCTTTCCGACTGTATGGCGCCTTGTTCTTCGGTGCGGTGAAATTGATTGAAGACTTGCAAGACCATTTAACGGGCAAGTCGCTGGTGCTGGATTTGAAAAACTTGATCTACATCGACTCATCCGGTGCTGATGCGCTGAATGATCTGGCCCGCGCCTGTCGAAAGAATGACGTTCGGCTTTTTGTATGCGGCCTGACGCACCAACCATTGGACATTCTCCAGCGCTGCGGCTTTTTGGCCGTGGTGGCAGACGGCTATCTTTACCCTGATCTGGCAACGGCGATGGCGGCGGCGCTGCCTGCCCGAGTCGGGCCGTCTGGCGCCCCGTAA